From a single Lolium rigidum isolate FL_2022 chromosome 7, APGP_CSIRO_Lrig_0.1, whole genome shotgun sequence genomic region:
- the LOC124673063 gene encoding glyoxylate/hydroxypyruvate reductase HPR3-like, with product MPSVLVLYRLKPDVLAHLAGRFRLLDSHASPLPLDAFLVAAAADDDPPCAAVVPGSGVVRIDAAFLDTVPSLGCIVSVSAGLNHVDLPECARRGVAVANAAGIYSADVADYAVGLLIDVLRGVSAGDRFLRRRRHESLLLSPVGGSSLRGKRVGIIGLGSIGSGIARRLEAFGCVVSYHSRRQKHDISYTYHPTILDLAASSDVLVVACALTAETRHVVDRAVLDALGSGGVLVNVARGANVDEAELVRALAEGRIAGAGLEVFEDEPNVPAELLGMDNVVLTHHQAAYTPEAMADLDRLVAGNLEAFFAGAPLLTPVLVFD from the coding sequence ATGCCGTCCGTGCTCGTGCTCTACCGCCTGAAGCCGGACGTTCTCGCTCACCTCGCCGGCCGCTTCCGCCTCCTCGACTCCCACGCCTCGCCGCTCCCACTGGATGCCTTCCTCGTCGCCGCGGCCGCCGACGATGACCCCCCGTGCGCGGCCGTCGTCCCAGGCAGCGGCGTCGTCCGCATCGACGCGGCGTTCCTTGACACCGTCCCGTCGCTGGGCTGCATCGTGTCCGTAAGCGCGGGCCTCAACCACGTCGACCTCCCCGAGTGCGCACGCCGCGGCGTCGCCGTCGCCAACGCCGCGGGGATATACTCCGCCGACGTCGCCGACTACGCCGTCGGCCTCCTCATCGACGTGCTCCGCGGCGTCTCGGCCGGCGACCGCTTTctccgacgccgccgccacgagtccctcctcctctcccccgtCGGCGGATCCAGCCTCCGCGGGAAGCGCGTCGGGATCATCGGCCTCGGCAGCATCGGATCGGGGATCGCGAGGCGGCTCGAAGCATTCGGATGCGTCGTCTCGTACCACTCCCGGCGGCAGAAACACGACATCTCCTACACCTACCACCCCACGATCCTCGACCTCGCCGCGAGCTCCGACGTGCTCGTGGTGGCGTGCGCGCTGACCGCCGAGACCCGGCACGTGGTGGACAGGGCCGTGCTGGACGCGCTGGGGAGCGGCGGCGTGCTGGTGAACGTGGCGCGCGGGGCGAACGTGGACGAGGCGGAGCTGGTGAGGGCGCTGGCGGAGGGCAGGATCGCCGGCGCCGGGCTGGAGGTGTTCGAGGACGAGCCCAACGTCCCGGCGGAGCTGCTGGGCATGGACAACGTGGTGCTGACGCATCACCAGGCCGCGTACACCCCGGAGGCCATGGCCGACCTCGACCGCCTCGTCGCCGGAAACCTCGAGGCCTTCTTCGCTGGCGCGCCGCTGCTGACACCCGTCCTCGTCTTCGACTGA